TGATCGGGCCCTCTTTCTTCGAGGGGGCGGCCCCCACCTTCGCCGGCCGGGACGTCTTCGCCCCGGCGGCGGCGGTCCTCGCCTCGGGCGGAGACCCCGGGTCCTTCGGACCGGCGGTGGATCCGGCGGGCCTCGACTTCGGGAGGGCCCGGATCCTGGATGAGGGGATCGAGGCGGAGGTGATCTACGTCGACGGATTCGGAAACGTCGTCCTCAACTCGGCCGCGATCCCCTGGGACCGGGTCGAGCTGATGGGGAGACGCCTCCGCCGGGCGAGGACGTACGCCGAGGCGGGGGCCGACGAACCCCTTATAACCCTTGGGTCCCATGGGTTTGCAGAAATTGCGGTCAACGGGGGGAGCGCAAAGGATCTATTCGGCCTCGCCCCCGGCGACCGGATACTCTTGGAGAGAGGAGATTGTTCGGAATAGAGTTCGTCCCAAATGAGCCCGCCCTGAAGGTGGGCTACATGGCAAAGCTGGCGGAAGATGCGGGCTTCGACACCATCTGGATCACCGATCACTACAACAACCGAGACGTCTACTCGACCCTCGCGATCCTCGCCCTCGCCACGAGCAGGGTCAGGCTCGGCACCGGGGTCACCAACCCCTACACCAGGAACGTCGCCGTCACCGCCTCCAGCATCGCCTCCATCAACGAGATCTCCGGCGGGAGGGCGATCCTGGGGATCGGCCCCGGGGACAAGGCCACCTTCGACGCCATGGGGATCGCCTGGGAGAAGCCCCTCTCCGCCGTCAGGGATTCGGTGGCGGCGCTGCGGGAGCTCCTCGCGAAGAAGAGGGTGGAGGGGCACGGGATGGCGGGAGCCCAGCTCGCCTTCTCCGCCGGAAAGATCCCGATATACATCGGGGCCCAGGGGCCGAAGATGCTGGAGATGGCGGGGATGATCGCCGACGGGGTCCTGGTGAACGCGAGCCACCCCGACGACTTCAAGTATGCCGTCCCCCTGGTGAGGCAGGGGGCGGAGAAGGCGGGGCGGGACCCCAAAGAGGTGGAGATCTCCGCCTACACCAGCTTCAGCGCTGACAAAAACCCCGATAAGGCGGCGAACGAGGCGAAGATCGTCGTCGCCTTCATCGTCGCCGGCTCCCCCGAGACGGTCCTCTCCCGCCACGGCATAGAGGCTGAGGAGGCGGCGGCCGTCTCCCGGGCCATCGCCAAAGGCGACTTCGGCTCGGCCCTAGCCGCCGTCACCAGCACCATGATAGACGTCTTCTCCGTATCGGGAACCCCCGTCGAGTGCAGGGCGCGGGTCGACGAGCTCCTGGCGACGGGGGTGACCCAGATCGTCGTCGGATCGCCGATAGGGCCGAACAAGGAGAGGTCGATAAAGCTGATCGGAAAAGAGATCCTATGAATAGAGGCCTGTACATCGGACGGTTTCAGCCCTACCACCTCGGCCACCAGGCCGTCCTCCAGAAGATCGTCGAGGAGGTGGACGAGGTCGTAGTCGGCCTCGGGTCTGCCCAGGCAAGCCACACAACCGAGAACCCCTTCACCGCCGGGGAGAGGATCAGCATGATCTGGCCCGCCCTCCGGGGGCTGGACGCGACCTGTTACGTCATACCCCTGGTGGACATGGAGAGGAACGCCGTCTGGGTCGCTCACGTCGAGGCGATGACCCCGAAGTTCGACGTCGTCTACTCCAACAACCCCCTCGTCGTCCAGCTCTTCGTCGAGGCGGGGATGGAGGTGAGAAGGCCGCCGATGTACAGGAGGGAGGTCTACTCTGGGACCGCCATCCGGAGGATGATCCTCGCCGGAGACGAGGGGTGGAGGAGGCTCGTACCCCCCTCCGTCGCCTCGGCGATCGAGGAGATCGGGGGGATCGATCGGCTGAAGAACGTCAGCCGGTCCGACCAGGATTAGGCCCTGCTCCAGCCCCCAGATCACGCCAACAGGATCTACTTTTAACGATTTATACGGCCCTATGGGCCGGGACCGACCTCCGGGTCCGGCCCCTCCAGGACCGCGCCCGCCATGGCTGCCGATTCGTTCGCCTCGGGGAGGCCCTCCTGGAGATCCGGTCCGGTTTCGGGTCCGTCCGAGCTGTCGGGATTGATATCGGAATCGATATCGAAATCGGCCTTGGTGAGGTTTCCGGCCGAAGCCAGCCCCACCTCCAGCGCCCTCTCGTAGCATTCGATCGCCTCTTGGTGTCTCCCCAGGGCGCTGAGGGCGATCCCCTTGTTGTTCCATGCCTCCGAAAGCTCTGGGTCGAGCTCCAGAGCCCGATCGTAGGAGGAGATCGCCTCCTGGTACCGGCCGAGGGCGCTGAAGGCGACCCCCTGGTTGTACCACGCCTGGGAGTAGGCGGGGTCGATCTCGAGGGCCCGCTGGTAGGACTGGAGCGCCTCCTCCTGCCTTCCCAGGGATCCCAGGGCGATCCCCCGGTTGTTCCACGCCTGGGCGTAACCCGGATCGAGCTTCAAAGCCTCATCGTAGCTGGCCGCCGCCTGCTCTTGCCTTCCGAGGAGGCCGAGGGCGACCCCCCGGTTGTACCAGGCCGGGGGGTAGCTCGGATCGACCTTCAGGACGGCGTCGTAGCATTCGACCGCCTCCTCCTGCCGTCCGAGAAGTCCGAGGGCGATCCCCTTGTTGTATAGGGCCATGACGTGGGAGGGCTCGATCTTCAGGGCCTCCTCGTAACAGTCGAGGGCCTCCTGGTGGCGTCCCAAAGTCCCGAGGGCGATCCCCTTGTTGTTCCAGGCGGTGGCGTAGAGGGGGTCGATCTTGAGGGCCTCATCGTAACCCTCGATGGACCTTTCGTACTCGCCCGCGGCGAAGAGGGACCTCCCCAGGTTGTTCCAGGCCTCCCGGCTCCGGGGGTCGATCTCGAGGGCCCTCTCATAGCACTCGATGGAGCGGTTGTAATCTCCCCGGCTGTAGAAGACACCGCCCTGGTTGCTCCAGGCGAGGGCGTAGGCCGGATCGACCTCCAGGGCCCTATCGTAGGATTCGAGGGCCTCGTCTCCCCTCCCCAGGGCCTCCAAAACCACCCCCCGGTTGTTCCAGGCGGGGGCGTAGTCGGGGTCTATCTCCAGGGAGCGATTGTAGCAGGCCAGGGCCTCTTCGTTTCTTCCCAGGGCGCTGAGGGCGATCCCCTTGTTGTTCCAGGCGAGGGCGTACTCCGGGTCGAGCTCGAGGGCGTTGTCGTAGGAAGCGACGGCTTCCTCGTATCTTCCCAGCTCCGAGAGAGCGACGCCCTTGTTGTACCAGGCCAGAGGATATAGCGGATTCTCCTCCGCATACCCCTCCCCCACGGCAGGCACAATGCAGACCAAAAATAGCGCGAAGAGCGCGAAGAGGCGAAGCTTCATGCTTCGCCCTTTTATTGTGTGAGTTGATATGGATTACGGTCCCGGGCGACCGATCGGCCCTCCTGCCGTCTCCGGAGAGGGCCATCCCAGCGGATCAAACTAGACGAGCATCCTGCCGTGGGAGTCGATCTCTCCGCCGCAGATCCGGGTCGAGGAGATCCGGACGTCGTCCTCGGCCAGCTGGTAGTCGATCATCACGATCTTGAGGGGTGAAAGGCCGTTCTCCCTTCTGATCTCGTTGATGTTGCAGGCCATAGGCTCCGTCTCCGGGGAGACGACGATGAAGTCGTAATCCTCCTCGATCGCCGAGCCGTAGAAGGTGTGGAGCATCTCGATCTCGAAGTCCTCCCTCCCCAGGTTCTCCTTCAGGGCAGCCCTCAGGTTCCGGACCCTCGTATCGAAGTTACGGACCGGCCTCGTCCTCTGACTCTTGGCCATCCCGTCGGAGGTGAGGGCGATCACCACCTCCCCGTCCTCCTCCGCCACCTCGAAGGCCTTCCTCAAAAGGGCGATATGGCCGTCGTGGATGGGGTCGAAGGTGCCGCCAACTGCGACTTTTGGGGCCATATGGTCGGCAAAGAGGGACGGTCGGTATAAGTAACTGGCGCTATGGTGTGATCCGGGTCCCCTCCGACCCCGGGGTCGGTGAAAGGCGGTCCTCCAGGACCTTGGCGACGATCTTCCGGGAGCTGCAGAGGGGGCAGGGGTCGTGCTCCTCCAGCCTCACCACCCGGGCCCCGATCCCCCGGGTGGCCAGCTCCTCCTGGAGGAGGAGGGCGTCGAAGTGCTGGTCGTAGCCCAGGGTGATGACGTCGGGCCTCAGCTCCTCGATCGGCTGGAACATATCCCTCTCGCTCCCCAGGACCGCCCTCTCCACCATCTTCAGGGCCGATACCATCAGGAGCCTCTGCTCCTGGGGGATGATCGGCCTCGGCTTGTGCTGGACGTTGGCGTCTCGGGCCACGATCACCACCAGCTCGTCGCCCAGGGCCTTCGACTGCTCCAGGTACATCAGATGCCCCGGATGGAGGAGGTCGAAGGTCCCGGTGGCGAGAACCCTAATCAAACCAGCCCTCCTCGTCCTCATCGATCTCCACGTCCAGGACGGGGAGGTCCCGGGGAGCGCCCGTCCTGTCATAACAGATCCAGCTGTCCATGTCGAAGGGCATCCCCGCGATGATGTGATAGTCGCCGGTCTTGGAGAAGAAGATCAGGTCCGCCTGGGAGGGGCGGATGTCGGGGGAGGGGTGGCTGTGGACGGAGCCCGCTATCCTCATGTTGGGGAGCATGTAAAGCCGGATGAGGGCGCTCTTGCTCGACGCCTCCGTCCCCGGGAGCATGATCACCTCGGTGATGACGCCGTCTTCGGCCCGGAGGAGCCCCGCAAACTCCACCGGGAGGGTAGATCGGGACGCCTCCAGGATGAAGTAGAGCGTCTCCCTGGCTATCCCCTCCACCTCCATCTTCCTCTTCATCTCCGGACACCCCCCCATCTCAAAAATATCCCCGTACAAATAACCTCCGCCGAGAAGAGGTACCTAGATCCGTTCCCCAGCGGGCCTGAGGTGGACGCAGTCCCCGGCGATGACCCTCTCCAGAAGGCCCCCGTCCCTCCTCACCGCGAGAGACCCGTCCGCCTCCAGGGCCTCTGCCAGCCCCTCGAACTCGCCGTCCCGGGCCAGGATCCTCACCCTCCGCCCCAGGGTTTCGGACCGGATCGACCACTCCTCCTGGAGCCGGCCGGAGGAGGCCTCCATCTCCTGGGATGCCCCCTCCAGCTCCTCCAGGACCCTCCGGACGAGCTCCGCCCTCAGGACCTTCCTCCCGATCTCCGAGGATATCGATGTGGCCTTCCACCCCCCGGCAAGGTCGCCGGGGTCGAGGTTGGCGTTGATCCCGATCCCGACGACGGCGTAATCCAGCCTGTCCATATCCGCCCCGATCTCCGTCAGGATCCCGGAGACCTTCCTCCCCCCCACCATCAGGTCGTTGGGCCACTTGATCTTCACCTCGAGGCCGTAGAGCCCTTCCAGGGCCCTGGCGACGGCGACGGCGGCGGCGATGTTCACCCTGAAGGCCTGGGCCGGAGGTATCTGGGGCTTGAGGATGATGCTCATCCAGACCCCGCCCCGGGGGGAGTGCCAGGATCTATCCATCCTGCCCCTCCCGGCGGTCTGGACCTCGGCGATGACGACGGTCCCCTCCTCGGAGGCGGCGAACCTCTTCGCCTCGGCGTTGGTGGAGGGAAGGGCCTCGGAGGCGATGATCCTCCTCCCCAAGAGCTCCGTCCTTAGGCCTTCTCGGATCAGATCCTCGGTGAGGAGGTCCGGGAGGGCCGAGAGCCTGTAGCCCCTCTTTGAGGCCTCGATCTCGTACCCCTCGGCCCGGAGGGAGGCGACGGCCTTCCAGACGGCTGCCCGGCTGATCCCCAGGGAAGCTGCCAGCTCCTGGCCGCTGATCCAGGACCCGAGGCCTCCGATCAGGCCCCTCTTCACCTCCTCCCTCGTCACGGCGGGACCTACTCCTCGGAGCCGGGATTTTCTCGCTGGGACATGTAGGCCCCGACGGCTGCGGATATGGCCGCCACCTTCCGGGTGTCGGCGCCGAGGGCCGAGGCGAGGGAGAGCTCCTTCTCCCGCTCCGCCTCCGTCACCTTCTTCACCTCCTCCATGATCGCCTCTTCCTTGAGGAAGTTGGTGTTGATGTCGCCCCGCCTGAACCTCTCGTGCCGGAGGACCGCCAGGTGGAAGTTTATGTTCGTCTTGACGCCGGTGACGATGTACTCGTAGAGGGCCCGCTCCATCCTCGCTATCGCCTCGTTCCTGTCCCTCCCCATGGCCACCACCTTCGATATCATCGAGTCGTAGTAGGGCGGGATCAGGAACCCGGCATAAACCCCGCTGTCGACCCTTATCCCGGGGCCGCCGGGGCTCCGATACCTCTTGATCCTCCCCGGGGATGGGGCGAAGTCGTTGAGGGGGTCCTCGGCGTTGACCCGGCACTCGATCGCCCAGCCGCGGATCTCGATCTCGTCCTGGGAGTAGGCTAGGGGCTCTCCGGCGGCGATCCGGATCTGCTCCTTCGCCAGGTCGACGCTCGTCACCATCTCGGTGATGGGGTGCTCGACCTGGAGCCTGGTGTTCATCTCCAGGAAGTAGTACTCTCCCTTCGAGTACATGAACTCGACAGTGCCCGCGGACCGGTAGTCTATCGCCTCCGCCGCCCGGACGGCGATCGATCCCATCTCCTCCCGGAGCTCCGGGGTCATGATCGGCGAGGGCGACTCCTCGATCAGCTTCTGGTGGCGCCTCTGGATCGAGCACTCCCGGTCGGAGACGTAGATCGTCTTTCCCTTGGAGTCGGCGAGGATCTGAAACTCGATGTGCCTCGGCTCAGTGAGGTACTTCTCGATGTAGACGGTCTCGTCGCTGAAGGCGGACCTGGCGATCGACCGGGCCGAGTCGAGGGCGGGGGCGAGGTCCTTCTCCTCCCATACGATCTTCATGCCGATACCGCCGCCTCCGGCCGCCGGCTTCAGCATCACCGGGTAGCCGATCGCCTCCACTAGGTCCATCGCCTCAGCCGGGTTGCTGATACCCCCCTCGCTCCCCGGGACTATCGGCACGCCGGCGCTCTTCATGATGTCTCTCGCGGCGATCTTGCTCCCCATCCTGTCGATGGAGCTGCTCGTCGGCCCGATGAAGACGACCCCCTTCTCCTCGCAGGCCCGGGCGAACTTCGGGTTCTCTGAGAGGAAGCCGTAGCCAGGATGGATCGCCTCCGCCCCGGTCTCCTCCGCCGCCTCGAGGATCCTGTCGATCCGGAGGTAGCTCTGGGAGGCTGGGGAGGGGCCGACGAAGACCGCTTCGTCGGCGTACTTGGCGAAGAGGGCGTTCCTGTCGGCCTCGGAGTAGACCGCGACGGTGGATATGCCGAGCTCGCGGCAAGCTCTCATGATCCTTATGGCGATCTCGCCGCGGTTGGCGATCAGAATCTTCTGGAACATCGCCCCTGCTTTGGCGGACCGAGGCTAAAAACCTTTGGCGACCCGGAAAGGAGAAGTTAATAACCTTTCAACCCGAGAGGGGGGGGCATGAAGCCGAGGGAGATGTCCAGAGACGAGTGCGAGGAGCTCCTCGCCAAATCCAGGTTCGGGAGGATCGGCCTCTCGACGGGGGATCGGCCTTACGTCCTCCCCATGTCTTACGTCTACGCCGGAGGCGTCATCCTCCTCCATTCGGGCCTTGCAGGAAAGAAGCTCGATATGGCGAGGGAGAACCCTTTTGTCTCCTTCGAGGTCGACTCCGTCGAGGGGGGGAGGTGGAGGAGCGTCATCGCCTCCGGGAGGGTCCGCCTATCCTCCGACGCGGGGGCGAAGGAGAGGCTCTTTGATCTCTTCACCAGGGGGGAGATGGGGGGCCACGCCGGTAAGGCCTTCCGCCGGGAGGATATGGTGAAGATGCCGATGGTGATCTGGGAGATCGAGATCGAGGAGCTCGCCGGCCGCGAGGGCGTCTGGTGAGGGGAAGGCCGGCTTCGGGCTGAAGAGAGGAGAGGAAGGACCGAAGGAAGGATCGAGGGAAGGATCGAGGGAGAAGGACGGGCAACTATCGCATGACCGCCATCAAGTGGACGGAGAAGTACAGGCCGAGGAGGCTGAAGGAGGTCCTCGGGAACGGGAAGGCCGTCTCGGAGCTGGAGGCGTGGGCCCGCTCCTGGGAGAGGGGGATCCCCGAGAAGAGGGCCGTCGTCCTCTACGGCCCCGCCGGGGTGGGGAAGACCTCCGCCGCCCTCGCCCTCGCCGAGGAGATGGGCTGGGACCAGATCGAGATGAACGCCAGCGACAGCAGGACCGCCGCCGCCATCTCGAAGGTGGCGGGCGCCGCCGCGAGGATGATGACCTTCTCAGGAAAAAAAAGGCTCGTCATCCTCGACGAGGCCGACAACCTCTACGGCTCTGCTGACAGAGGCGGCTCCGCCGCGATGCTGCGGCTCGTAAAAGAGGCCGACCAGCCGGTGGTCCTGATCGCCAACGACTACTACGGCCTCTCCAAGCCCCTCCGGGAGGGGACCCTGGGGATCCAGTTCCGGAGGATCACCAAGAGCACCGTCCTCTCGGCGCTCCGGGAGATATGCCGGGCGGAGGGGGCGGCCTGTACTCCGGAGCTGGTCGAGGAGATCGCCGATATGGCGAACGGCGACCTCCGGAGCGGCATAAACGACCTCCAGGCCGCCCTGGAGGGGGCGAGGGAGGTCGGCGAGGTGGCGACGGCGGTCCGGGACGCCAAGGCCTCGATCTTCGACGGGGTCGCCAAGATCCTGAGGGGCTCGAGCCTCGGGGAGGCCGTCCAGATCGCGTGGTCCCTCGACGAGAGCCCCGAGGACCTGGTCCACTGGATCGACGAGAACCTTCCCCTCGTCTACAAGCCCGCAGACCTTGCCGCCGGATACGAGAGGCTATCTCGGGCCGACGTCTTCCTCGGCCGGGTCCGGCGGCGCCAGAACTACGGCCTGTGGCGGTACGCCTCCTTCATGATGACCGGCGGGGTCCAGGCCGCCCGGACGGAGAAGAAGGGGGGCTACATACCCTTCCGGCCGCCGAGCTACTGGCGGAGGATGGGCCAGACGAAGGGGGCGAGGCAGGTCCGGGAGTCGGCGGCAAAGAAGATCGGCCGACACTGCCACATCAGCTCCCGGATGGCCAAGGGGGAGATGATGGGGCTCTTCGCCCTCCTCCTCAAAGATCCGGATACGGGGCCGAAGGTGGCGGCCCTTCTCGACTTCACCGTCGAGGAGATCGCCCTCCTCCTGGGGACGAAGCCGACGACCAAGAAGGTATCCAAGCTCTACGATGCGGCCCGGGAGCTTCTCGAAGAGGAGAGGGTCTCGGAGATAGAGATCGCCTGGGGCGGAACTAAAAAGCCGGAGCAGACCGAAAAGAGGGAGCGGCCTCGAAGGGCGGATAAGACCAAATCTGATGCCGTCGGCGAAGGGGAATCCGGGGCGGGCTCGGAGGAGAGCGATCGAGAGGATGAGAAGGCTGAGCCGGTTGAGGAGGCCGAATTTGGGGGGCCCTCCGACCAAGGCGCCGAGCCGATGGAGCCGGAGAAGGACGACCGCCAGAGGTCCCTCTTCGACTTCTGAGGGGCAAGAACGCGGTGGAGACCTTCTTCTGCCACACCTCCTGGGTCGAAAGGCGTCAGTGGGGGGCAGATATGCCGACCCTGAGCTTCTTATCACCCTTCCTCGGGCGCGATCTCGTACCTCCAGCACCCATTTCTCTCAACGCAAACCACCGCCCTCGTGGGAGGGCCAGGGCTGATGGCCATGTCAGTAAATCTGAGATCCTCCGGGGCGTCGGGCCTTCCATAGCTTTCCCAGCTCAGCCCTCCATCGCTGCTCGACAGCAACCCCACCCGGTCCATCAGGACGTAGACGGTTGAATCTGCCGGATCGATCTCTATCGCCTGGAATGTTGGTAGGGAGTAACTGGCCCTTGGCAGCCGGTCGGTCAGGTCGACCCAGGTCGCACCGCCATCGACGCTCCTGAAGAACTCTCCTTTGTCCGAACCTGCATAGATCGTCTGCGAATCCGTCGGGTCCGCGGCCAGGGCGGTAATCCGGTAATCCAAAATGCCCCTGTTGGCCGAAGTCCAGGAATCTCCACCGTCGACGGTCTTATAGACGCCGTGCCCCTGACCAACCCATCCGCCGGTGCCGGCGTAGATCACCCTCGAGTTCAGGGGATCGATGGCCAGAGATATGACATACGCTCC
The sequence above is drawn from the Methanothrix harundinacea 6Ac genome and encodes:
- a CDS encoding SAM hydrolase/SAM-dependent halogenase family protein, coding for MSGYPKRPIITLLSDFGSLYPAEMKGAILSRIGDAILVDIAHDVPPQDVRAGAFALMAAAGHFPKGTVHLAVVDPGVGTDRLGIVVASGGHLFVGPDNGLLIPAAKSAGEPAAWMIGPSFFEGAAPTFAGRDVFAPAAAVLASGGDPGSFGPAVDPAGLDFGRARILDEGIEAEVIYVDGFGNVVLNSAAIPWDRVELMGRRLRRARTYAEAGADEPLITLGSHGFAEIAVNGGSAKDLFGLAPGDRILLERGDCSE
- the mer gene encoding 5,10-methylenetetrahydromethanopterin reductase produces the protein MAKLAEDAGFDTIWITDHYNNRDVYSTLAILALATSRVRLGTGVTNPYTRNVAVTASSIASINEISGGRAILGIGPGDKATFDAMGIAWEKPLSAVRDSVAALRELLAKKRVEGHGMAGAQLAFSAGKIPIYIGAQGPKMLEMAGMIADGVLVNASHPDDFKYAVPLVRQGAEKAGRDPKEVEISAYTSFSADKNPDKAANEAKIVVAFIVAGSPETVLSRHGIEAEEAAAVSRAIAKGDFGSALAAVTSTMIDVFSVSGTPVECRARVDELLATGVTQIVVGSPIGPNKERSIKLIGKEIL
- a CDS encoding nicotinamide-nucleotide adenylyltransferase — translated: MNRGLYIGRFQPYHLGHQAVLQKIVEEVDEVVVGLGSAQASHTTENPFTAGERISMIWPALRGLDATCYVIPLVDMERNAVWVAHVEAMTPKFDVVYSNNPLVVQLFVEAGMEVRRPPMYRREVYSGTAIRRMILAGDEGWRRLVPPSVASAIEEIGGIDRLKNVSRSDQD
- a CDS encoding tetratricopeptide repeat protein, with protein sequence MKLRLFALFALFLVCIVPAVGEGYAEENPLYPLAWYNKGVALSELGRYEEAVASYDNALELDPEYALAWNNKGIALSALGRNEEALACYNRSLEIDPDYAPAWNNRGVVLEALGRGDEALESYDRALEVDPAYALAWSNQGGVFYSRGDYNRSIECYERALEIDPRSREAWNNLGRSLFAAGEYERSIEGYDEALKIDPLYATAWNNKGIALGTLGRHQEALDCYEEALKIEPSHVMALYNKGIALGLLGRQEEAVECYDAVLKVDPSYPPAWYNRGVALGLLGRQEQAAASYDEALKLDPGYAQAWNNRGIALGSLGRQEEALQSYQRALEIDPAYSQAWYNQGVAFSALGRYQEAISSYDRALELDPELSEAWNNKGIALSALGRHQEAIECYERALEVGLASAGNLTKADFDIDSDINPDSSDGPETGPDLQEGLPEANESAAMAGAVLEGPDPEVGPGP
- a CDS encoding phosphopantetheine adenylyltransferase, producing MAPKVAVGGTFDPIHDGHIALLRKAFEVAEEDGEVVIALTSDGMAKSQRTRPVRNFDTRVRNLRAALKENLGREDFEIEMLHTFYGSAIEEDYDFIVVSPETEPMACNINEIRRENGLSPLKIVMIDYQLAEDDVRISSTRICGGEIDSHGRMLV
- a CDS encoding adenylyltransferase/cytidyltransferase family protein, with translation MRTRRAGLIRVLATGTFDLLHPGHLMYLEQSKALGDELVVIVARDANVQHKPRPIIPQEQRLLMVSALKMVERAVLGSERDMFQPIEELRPDVITLGYDQHFDALLLQEELATRGIGARVVRLEEHDPCPLCSSRKIVAKVLEDRLSPTPGSEGTRITP
- a CDS encoding Mov34/MPN/PAD-1 family protein, translating into MEVEGIARETLYFILEASRSTLPVEFAGLLRAEDGVITEVIMLPGTEASSKSALIRLYMLPNMRIAGSVHSHPSPDIRPSQADLIFFSKTGDYHIIAGMPFDMDSWICYDRTGAPRDLPVLDVEIDEDEEGWFD
- a CDS encoding biotin--[acetyl-CoA-carboxylase] ligase, giving the protein MTREEVKRGLIGGLGSWISGQELAASLGISRAAVWKAVASLRAEGYEIEASKRGYRLSALPDLLTEDLIREGLRTELLGRRIIASEALPSTNAEAKRFAASEEGTVVIAEVQTAGRGRMDRSWHSPRGGVWMSIILKPQIPPAQAFRVNIAAAVAVARALEGLYGLEVKIKWPNDLMVGGRKVSGILTEIGADMDRLDYAVVGIGINANLDPGDLAGGWKATSISSEIGRKVLRAELVRRVLEELEGASQEMEASSGRLQEEWSIRSETLGRRVRILARDGEFEGLAEALEADGSLAVRRDGGLLERVIAGDCVHLRPAGERI
- a CDS encoding acetyl-CoA carboxylase biotin carboxylase subunit — encoded protein: MFQKILIANRGEIAIRIMRACRELGISTVAVYSEADRNALFAKYADEAVFVGPSPASQSYLRIDRILEAAEETGAEAIHPGYGFLSENPKFARACEEKGVVFIGPTSSSIDRMGSKIAARDIMKSAGVPIVPGSEGGISNPAEAMDLVEAIGYPVMLKPAAGGGGIGMKIVWEEKDLAPALDSARSIARSAFSDETVYIEKYLTEPRHIEFQILADSKGKTIYVSDRECSIQRRHQKLIEESPSPIMTPELREEMGSIAVRAAEAIDYRSAGTVEFMYSKGEYYFLEMNTRLQVEHPITEMVTSVDLAKEQIRIAAGEPLAYSQDEIEIRGWAIECRVNAEDPLNDFAPSPGRIKRYRSPGGPGIRVDSGVYAGFLIPPYYDSMISKVVAMGRDRNEAIARMERALYEYIVTGVKTNINFHLAVLRHERFRRGDINTNFLKEEAIMEEVKKVTEAEREKELSLASALGADTRKVAAISAAVGAYMSQRENPGSEE
- a CDS encoding pyridoxamine 5'-phosphate oxidase family protein, whose product is MKPREMSRDECEELLAKSRFGRIGLSTGDRPYVLPMSYVYAGGVILLHSGLAGKKLDMARENPFVSFEVDSVEGGRWRSVIASGRVRLSSDAGAKERLFDLFTRGEMGGHAGKAFRREDMVKMPMVIWEIEIEELAGREGVW
- a CDS encoding replication factor C large subunit, with the protein product MTAIKWTEKYRPRRLKEVLGNGKAVSELEAWARSWERGIPEKRAVVLYGPAGVGKTSAALALAEEMGWDQIEMNASDSRTAAAISKVAGAAARMMTFSGKKRLVILDEADNLYGSADRGGSAAMLRLVKEADQPVVLIANDYYGLSKPLREGTLGIQFRRITKSTVLSALREICRAEGAACTPELVEEIADMANGDLRSGINDLQAALEGAREVGEVATAVRDAKASIFDGVAKILRGSSLGEAVQIAWSLDESPEDLVHWIDENLPLVYKPADLAAGYERLSRADVFLGRVRRRQNYGLWRYASFMMTGGVQAARTEKKGGYIPFRPPSYWRRMGQTKGARQVRESAAKKIGRHCHISSRMAKGEMMGLFALLLKDPDTGPKVAALLDFTVEEIALLLGTKPTTKKVSKLYDAARELLEEERVSEIEIAWGGTKKPEQTEKRERPRRADKTKSDAVGEGESGAGSEESDREDEKAEPVEEAEFGGPSDQGAEPMEPEKDDRQRSLFDF